The genomic segment GGCGCACCAACCGCTCGACGAGTTCCCCGCGTGGATCAAGGACGCGGCACGGGAGGCCGGCGGGGTGGCGCAGTTCGCGGGCGGCGTGCCCGCGATGTGCGACGGCATCACGCAGGGCCGCTCCGGTATGGAGCTCTCGCTGTTCAGCAGGGACGTCATCGCGATGGCCACCGGTATCGCGCTGTCGCACGAGATGTTCGACGGCACGCTCCTGCTCGGCGTCTGCGACAAGATCGTGCCCGGCCTCCTCATCGGCGCCCTCGCTTTCGGACACCTGCCCGCGATGCTGGTGCCGGCCGGTCCCATGGCCTCGGGACTGCCCAACAAGGAGAAGGCGCGCATCCGCCAGCTCTACGCCGAGGGCAAGGCGACGCGGGAGGACCTCCTCGACGCCGAGGCCGCGGCCTACCACTCACCCGGCACCTGCACCTTCTACGGCACCGCGAACTCCAACCAGCTCGTGGTCGAGGTGATGGGCCTGCACCTACCCGGGGCGACCTTCGTCCAGCCCGGCACGCCGCTGCGCAAGGCACTCACGGAACAGGCCGCGCGCCGCATCGTGGAGATCACCAAGGGCGACGAGTACACGCCGATCGCCCATGTGATCGACGAGCGCAGCATCGTCAACGGGATCGTCGCGTTGCTCGCCACCGGCGGCTCGCAGAACCACACGCTGCACCTCGTCGCCATCGCCGCCGCGGCAGGCATCCAGCTCACCTGGGACGACTTCGCCGACCTGTCGGCGGCCGTGCCGTTGCTCGCGAACGTCTACCCCAACGGCAGCGCCGACATCAACCACTTCCACGCCGCCGGAGGCGTCCAGGTACTCGTCGGGACCCTCCTGGACGCGGGCCTGCTGCACCCCGACGTGCAGACCGTCGCAGGCCCCGGACTGGACCGCTACCGCCAGGAACCGATCCTGGACGGCGACACGGTGACCTGGCGCGACGTGCCCACGGCCACGCTCGACGACACCGTGCTCCGCACCGCCGACAACCCCTTCGCCACCGAGGGCGGGCTTCGCATGGTCGACGGAAACCTCGGCCGCGCGGTCATCAAGGTCTCGGCCGTCGCACCGGAGAACCGTGCCGTGCGTGCCCCCGCGCGCGTCTTCTCCTCCCAGGCCGACTTCACCCAGGCCTTCCGCGCGGGTGAGCTGAACCGCGACGTCGTCGTGGTGCTGCGCGACCAGGGCCCACGGGCGAAGGGGATGCCGGAACTGCACGCCCTGATCCCCGCACTCGGCGTGCTCATGGACCGTGGCCACCAGGTCGCTCTCATCACCGACGGGCGCATGTCCGGCGCCTCGGGCAAGGTTCCCGCCGCCATCCACGTCACCCCGGAATCCGCCGTGGGCGGTCCGCTGTCCAAGGTGGAGGACGGCGACGTCGTACACCTCGACGCCGACGCCGGCGTCCTCGAGGTGCTGGTGGATGCGGCCACGCTGGCCGAACGGCGTCCGGCCACCCGGGCGACCGAGGACGAGTGGCTCGGCAACGGCCGCGAGCTCTTCGCCGCCCTGCGCAACACCGTGGGCCCCGCCGAACTCGGTGCGAGCGTCTTCGGAAGACTCTCCAATGGGATGGTCGGTGGAGCTCCCGGCGTCGCCGAGCCGACCGCATCGACGCCCACCGCGGCTCCCACGGACTCTTCGGACCTGGTCGACGTGAAAGGACGCGCATGAACGCCGATGACCTGCTCGCCCTGTCCCCCGTGCTGCCCGTCGTGGTCCTGCACGATGCCGACCAGGCCGTCCCCACCGCGCGAGCCCTGCTCGCCGGTGGAGTGCGCGTGATCGAGCTGACGCTGCGCACCGACGCGGCGCTGGACGCCATCCGGCGCGTCGCCTCCGAGGTTCCGGACGTGGTGGTGGGAGCGGGCACCGTGGTCACTCCGGACCAGGCACGGGCGGCGAAGGACGCGGGTGCGGCGTTCCTCGTGACCCCCGGCACCACCGACACGCTGCTCAGCGCCGCCGTCGACACCGGCCTGCCGGTGCTGCCCGGCGCCTCCACCGTGTCCGAAGCCATGCGGTTGGCCGAACACGGCTTCGATCGACTGAAGTTCTTCCCCGCCGAAGCCAGTGGTGGGGCCGCCGCGTTGTCCGCCATCGGAGGCCCGCTGCCGCAATTGCGCTTCTGCCCCACCGGAGGCATCACCCCGGCCGGCGCCCCGCGCTACCTGGCTCTTCCGAACGTGGCCTGTGTCGGAGGATCCTGGTTGACGCCGAAGGACGCTCTCGCGGCGCGGGACTACGCGCGCATTGAGACACTGGCCAAGGAGGCCTCCACGCTCGGGTCGGAGGCCACGACGGCGACGTAGCGCACGCGGCGGGCACCCGTCGTGGAGGGAGGCCCGCCGAGAGCATGTCGTGGGGCTGGTTCACCGCCGACGAGTACTGGCTCTCGCGGCTGGTCTTCCAGAAGATGCTGGCCGCGCTGTATCTGGTCGCGTTCGTCTGCGCGGTGAACCAGTTCCGCGCCCTGCTCGGTGAGCGGGGACTGCTCCCCATCCCGCGATTCCTGGAGCGCGTCGACTTCCGGCGCGCGCCGAGTCTGTTCCACCTGCACTACTCCGACCGGTTCTTCGCCGTGCTGGCCGGGTCCGGTGCCGTCGTGTCGGCCGCGTTGCTGGGCGGCGTCGCCGATCTTCTCCCGGTGTGGGGCTGCCTGCTGCTGTGGGCGGTGCCGTGGGTGCTGTACCTGTCGATCGTCAACGTCGGTCAGACCTGGTACGCGTTCGGCTGGGAGTCGTTGCTGCTCGAAACCGGCTTCCTGGCGATCTTTCTGGGCCCCGCGCACACGAGCGTGCCGACGCTCGTGCTGTGGCTCCTGCTCTGGTTGCTGTTCCGCCTGGAGTTCGGTGCAGGGCTGATCAAGATGCGGGGCGACCGCTGTTGGCGCGATCTGACCTGCCTGTACTTCCACCACGAGACCCAACCCATGCCGGGGCCGTTGAGCTGGCACTTCCACCACCTGCCGCGCTGGATGCACCGAGTCGAGGCCCTGGCCAACCACGGCGCCCAGCTGGTGGTGCCGTTCGTCCTCTTCGCTCCCCAACCCGCGGCCGGAGTGGCGGCGGGCATCGTGATCGTCACCCAGGGCTGGTTGATGATCAGCGGCAACTTCTCGTGGTTGAACGCCCTCACCATCACGTTGGCCGTCTCCGCGGTCAGCGGCACGGCTGTGGGTGTGTCGGCGCCGGACGATCTCACCGCGCCACCGCTCTGGTACGGCACCCTGATCATCGCCGTGACGGCCGGGATCGCGGTCCTGAGCTACTGGCCGGTGCGGAACCTGCTCGGGCGCGGGCAGGTGATGAACTACAGCTTCAACCAGTTCCACCTCGTCAACACCTACGGCGCGTTCGGCAGCGTCACCCGCGACCGGTACGAAGTGATCGTCGAAGGCACCGACGCGGACGCCCTCAGTGCCGACACCGTGTGGCGCGAGTACGAGTTCAAGGGCAAGCCGGGAAATCCGTACCGGCGCCCGCCACAGGTGGCGCCGTATCACCTGCGGCTCGACTGGCAGCTGTGGTTCCTGTCGCTGTCACCTCGTTACGGAGGTCGATGGCTGCCCGTGTTCGTCCGGAAGCTCCTCGACGGCGACCCGGACGTGCGTCGCCTGCTACGCCACGACCCCTTCGACGGCCGCCCTCCGACATTCCTGCGCGCACGCCTGTTCCACTACCGGTTCACCACGCCCGCCGAGAAGGCCGAGACACGTGCGTGGTGGGTCAGGGAGCCCGTGGGCACGGTCGTCCGCACCTGTCGCCTCGGCACCGACGGCACTCCTGTGGTCGTGTGACCGCCGCGACGGTGGCGTGCCACGACCACAGGCCCGCAACCGTCCCTGCACCGCGGATACGCGTACGGGAAGTGCGGAGACGCGTATGCAGGTCGCGGACACGCGTACGGGAAGTGCGGACACGCGTGCGCAGGACGCGGACACGGTGTCAGGTGTCGACGTCGTCGAGCAGGGTCGATTCCGCTCCCGCGTCGCGGAGCTCGTCGCGGACGACACGGTAGGACAGGCCCTGGGGATAGCCCTTGCGCGCCAGCATGCCGATCAGGCGGCGGGTCGCCTTCTGCTCGTCGACGTCGCCCATCGTCCGGAGTTTCTTCCGCACCAGTTCCCGAGCGCGTTGCTCCTCGGCCTCGGCGTCGATCTCCCCCGCCGCCTCGGCCGCGATCTCCGGGTCGACGCCCTTGCGGCGCAGCTCGGCCACCAACGCCCGGCGAGCGAGACCCCGGTAGGTGTGCCGGGATCGCACCCACATCTCCGCGAACGCGGCGTCGTCGACCAACCCCGCGTCGTCGAGCTTGCCGAGAAGCTTCTCACCGATGTCGTCGGCGAAGCCCTTCCGACGCAGAGCCTGACGCAACTCGTCCTTGGTCCGCGGACGCGCGGCCAGGAGGTCGAAACACACCTCCTTGGCCTTGCGCCACGCCTCGTCAGGCGGCAGTTCGCGCGTCAACGCGATCGCCGTCAGAAGTCGACGGGAGCGGGCGCGCCGTCCTCGCCCTCCTGGGCTCCGATGCCGAGTTTCTCCTTGATCTTCTTCTCGATCTCGTTGGCCACGTCCGGGTTCTCCCGCAGAAACCGGCGCGCGTTCTCCTTGCCCTGACCGAGCTGGTCGCCCTCGTACGTGTACCAGGCACCGGACTTGCGCACGATGGCCTGGTCGACCCCCATGTCGATCAACGAGCCCTCACGGGACACGCCGACGCCGTACAGGATGTCGAACTCGGCCTGCTTGAACGGCGGCGCGACCTTGTTCTTGACGACCTTGACCCGGGTGCGGTTGCCGACCGGCTCACCGCCGTCCTTCAGCGTCTCGATCCGGCGCACGTCGAGCCGGACGGAGGAGTAGAACTTCAGCGCCTTACCACCGGTGGTGGT from the Saccharomonospora azurea NA-128 genome contains:
- a CDS encoding regulatory protein RecX yields the protein MTRELPPDEAWRKAKEVCFDLLAARPRTKDELRQALRRKGFADDIGEKLLGKLDDAGLVDDAAFAEMWVRSRHTYRGLARRALVAELRRKGVDPEIAAEAAGEIDAEAEEQRARELVRKKLRTMGDVDEQKATRRLIGMLARKGYPQGLSYRVVRDELRDAGAESTLLDDVDT
- a CDS encoding lipase maturation factor family protein — encoded protein: MSWGWFTADEYWLSRLVFQKMLAALYLVAFVCAVNQFRALLGERGLLPIPRFLERVDFRRAPSLFHLHYSDRFFAVLAGSGAVVSAALLGGVADLLPVWGCLLLWAVPWVLYLSIVNVGQTWYAFGWESLLLETGFLAIFLGPAHTSVPTLVLWLLLWLLFRLEFGAGLIKMRGDRCWRDLTCLYFHHETQPMPGPLSWHFHHLPRWMHRVEALANHGAQLVVPFVLFAPQPAAGVAAGIVIVTQGWLMISGNFSWLNALTITLAVSAVSGTAVGVSAPDDLTAPPLWYGTLIIAVTAGIAVLSYWPVRNLLGRGQVMNYSFNQFHLVNTYGAFGSVTRDRYEVIVEGTDADALSADTVWREYEFKGKPGNPYRRPPQVAPYHLRLDWQLWFLSLSPRYGGRWLPVFVRKLLDGDPDVRRLLRHDPFDGRPPTFLRARLFHYRFTTPAEKAETRAWWVREPVGTVVRTCRLGTDGTPVVV
- the eda gene encoding bifunctional 4-hydroxy-2-oxoglutarate aldolase/2-dehydro-3-deoxy-phosphogluconate aldolase; this encodes MNADDLLALSPVLPVVVLHDADQAVPTARALLAGGVRVIELTLRTDAALDAIRRVASEVPDVVVGAGTVVTPDQARAAKDAGAAFLVTPGTTDTLLSAAVDTGLPVLPGASTVSEAMRLAEHGFDRLKFFPAEASGGAAALSAIGGPLPQLRFCPTGGITPAGAPRYLALPNVACVGGSWLTPKDALAARDYARIETLAKEASTLGSEATTAT
- the edd gene encoding phosphogluconate dehydratase; translation: MPLSLHPVIADVTHRIAERSAATRQAYLARVENAAAEGPVRAGLGCSNLAHGFAACSGPDLLAVREARKPGIAIVSAYNDLLSAHQPLDEFPAWIKDAAREAGGVAQFAGGVPAMCDGITQGRSGMELSLFSRDVIAMATGIALSHEMFDGTLLLGVCDKIVPGLLIGALAFGHLPAMLVPAGPMASGLPNKEKARIRQLYAEGKATREDLLDAEAAAYHSPGTCTFYGTANSNQLVVEVMGLHLPGATFVQPGTPLRKALTEQAARRIVEITKGDEYTPIAHVIDERSIVNGIVALLATGGSQNHTLHLVAIAAAAGIQLTWDDFADLSAAVPLLANVYPNGSADINHFHAAGGVQVLVGTLLDAGLLHPDVQTVAGPGLDRYRQEPILDGDTVTWRDVPTATLDDTVLRTADNPFATEGGLRMVDGNLGRAVIKVSAVAPENRAVRAPARVFSSQADFTQAFRAGELNRDVVVVLRDQGPRAKGMPELHALIPALGVLMDRGHQVALITDGRMSGASGKVPAAIHVTPESAVGGPLSKVEDGDVVHLDADAGVLEVLVDAATLAERRPATRATEDEWLGNGRELFAALRNTVGPAELGASVFGRLSNGMVGGAPGVAEPTASTPTAAPTDSSDLVDVKGRA